The following coding sequences lie in one Alicyclobacillus curvatus genomic window:
- a CDS encoding metallophosphoesterase: MANYNFVYMGDTWIAKSPTSSVLNYTGEFVFNDALVKAMLQKPRFILHGGDAVFTGDKPSLRYFRNEKVGKVVPASTPFYVSPGNHDALFTTVNGHTRISFANFKQIIGPLNFTINAPDLKMVVLNTVHIQRDSQGNDRFVYGLTTAQLNFLARALKNSSARFKLVSTHVPPDEWANTPTMNANKARFMRILTNNHVSLVLLSHQHQFRDYTNSGVRFIVSGGAGAALDRLGINELILIKVRGNQLDAQVLPISWLDNRSFPPKTTVQASPSATRRTLRTPRTRTTL, translated from the coding sequence GTGGCGAACTACAACTTCGTCTACATGGGGGACACTTGGATTGCCAAGAGTCCTACGTCCAGCGTCTTGAACTATACTGGGGAATTTGTCTTCAATGACGCTTTGGTCAAAGCAATGCTGCAAAAACCGCGATTTATTCTTCATGGTGGAGATGCCGTGTTTACAGGTGACAAACCGAGTCTCCGTTATTTTCGCAACGAGAAGGTTGGAAAAGTTGTACCCGCATCGACCCCTTTTTACGTGTCACCTGGGAATCACGATGCCCTGTTTACGACAGTGAACGGTCACACCAGAATCTCCTTTGCAAACTTCAAACAGATTATTGGCCCATTGAACTTCACAATTAACGCACCGGACTTGAAGATGGTGGTTCTCAACACCGTGCACATTCAAAGAGACAGTCAGGGCAACGACAGATTCGTATATGGGCTGACGACAGCTCAACTGAACTTTCTGGCGCGCGCGCTGAAAAATTCTTCAGCCAGGTTTAAGCTGGTATCCACTCACGTACCTCCAGACGAATGGGCCAATACGCCGACAATGAACGCCAATAAAGCCAGGTTTATGCGAATTCTGACGAACAATCATGTGTCACTGGTACTGCTCAGTCATCAGCACCAGTTCCGCGACTACACAAATAGCGGCGTTCGATTCATCGTATCGGGCGGGGCAGGTGCTGCTCTCGATAGGCTAGGTATCAATGAACTGATTCTCATCAAGGTTCGCGGGAATCAGCTGGATGCCCAAGTTCTGCCGATTTCGTGGCTCGACAACAGAAGCTTTCCTCCGAAGACAACCGTACAGGCGTCTCCTTCGGCGACAAGGCGTACACTTCGGACGCCCCGTACCCGTACAACGCTTTGA
- the sigJ gene encoding RNA polymerase sigma factor SigJ has protein sequence MELGELYTALRTRMMGIAYHMLGTISEAEDVVQDVFATLQGMDTCHIEHEQAYVIQMLVNRCRNHLGAAARKREVYIGPWLPEPLVERHCAATSYDRDPLHVMERGESVSYAMMVLFERLSPIERTVFVLREVFSYDYSEIASMIDKSVANCRKIFSRATKHLQFRVGHNVVTDARHLVVAEKFMHGISTGDFGDFIQSLGEEVQMISDGGGKTKAAIYPVYGLSRVVRLLQGLYRKGTFKGQHLLVKVNGQPGVLLFSKHEVYGIISFDYGAEHVTRIYIVINPEKLSRLRNTYCIDCCPFKASRQSLIFKH, from the coding sequence GTGGAACTTGGAGAACTCTATACTGCACTTCGGACCAGAATGATGGGCATCGCCTACCATATGCTCGGCACAATATCAGAAGCGGAAGACGTGGTGCAGGATGTTTTCGCTACTCTCCAGGGGATGGATACGTGTCATATTGAACATGAACAAGCATATGTGATACAGATGTTAGTCAATCGGTGCCGGAATCATCTAGGTGCTGCCGCTCGCAAGCGCGAAGTGTATATTGGTCCGTGGTTACCAGAACCGCTCGTCGAACGACACTGCGCGGCAACATCATATGATAGGGATCCGCTCCATGTTATGGAGCGGGGCGAATCGGTATCATATGCCATGATGGTACTGTTCGAACGACTCTCACCCATAGAGCGAACTGTCTTTGTCCTCCGCGAAGTCTTTAGTTATGACTACTCCGAAATAGCATCAATGATAGATAAATCGGTCGCCAATTGCCGGAAGATTTTTAGTCGAGCGACGAAGCACCTTCAGTTCCGGGTCGGTCATAATGTTGTAACAGATGCTCGACATCTCGTCGTGGCAGAGAAGTTCATGCATGGAATTTCAACCGGTGATTTTGGAGACTTTATTCAGTCACTTGGCGAAGAGGTTCAAATGATATCCGATGGAGGCGGAAAGACGAAAGCAGCCATATATCCTGTCTATGGCTTATCAAGAGTCGTCCGGCTGCTTCAAGGGCTTTACCGAAAAGGCACCTTTAAAGGTCAGCACTTGTTAGTGAAGGTGAATGGACAACCTGGGGTACTCTTGTTTAGTAAGCACGAGGTGTATGGCATCATTTCCTTCGACTATGGTGCTGAACACGTAACGAGGATTTATATAGTAATCAATCCTGAGAAGCTGTCACGTTTGAGGAACACTTACTGCATTGATTGCTGCCCGTTCAAGGCCTCTCGCCAATCGCTCATCTTCAAGCACTGA
- a CDS encoding carboxymuconolactone decarboxylase family protein — translation MQLRLSMKSVNPEGYSAMVGLERYISGISLDAKLKELIKIRASQINGCAFCIDMHTKDARKLGESERRIYALNAWREAPFFTQAERSVLALTEATTLIADTHVPDDVYNQVREHFNERETAEIIMCIVTINAWNRIAISTRIMPPTE, via the coding sequence ATGCAATTACGATTGTCCATGAAATCAGTTAACCCTGAAGGATATTCGGCCATGGTAGGGTTAGAGCGATATATTTCAGGCATATCGCTTGATGCAAAGTTGAAGGAACTCATCAAGATTCGCGCATCGCAGATCAATGGCTGTGCCTTTTGCATTGATATGCATACGAAAGATGCACGAAAACTCGGCGAGTCGGAGCGACGCATCTACGCCTTAAACGCATGGCGGGAAGCGCCGTTCTTCACACAAGCTGAACGATCCGTCCTAGCTCTCACGGAAGCTACTACCCTCATTGCTGACACGCATGTCCCAGATGACGTGTACAATCAAGTTAGAGAACACTTTAATGAGCGCGAAACGGCAGAAATCATCATGTGTATCGTGACCATCAACGCGTGGAACCGAATTGCGATATCAACTCGTATCATGCCACCGACAGAGTAA
- a CDS encoding beta-propeller fold lactonase family protein, whose amino-acid sequence MANIYVTNVPGNAVFIISTQTRKVIGKLSVPLPGGIALSPTSQTLYVTSQTKNNVWIFNTRTKKLIGKVAVGKSPRGVVVTPNGQRAWVANSDDNTVSVINTHTRKVIHTLVSGQGPSQLAVSPSGRSVYVSNSNSNTVSVYRTLTKQRVATIPVGTNPGHIAFAPNGLRAYVVNTGSNNVSVIRTSTLTESSKIPVGSPGSHDPYGVAVTVSGKLLLVSEFLDSLLSISIPSNKLVKKLIFSDETTGAKAPQGIAVFRNLLYMVASANDQVEVRAIPSLKVVATIDVPTTLESEQGLQEITVG is encoded by the coding sequence ATGGCAAATATCTATGTGACAAATGTGCCCGGGAATGCGGTTTTTATCATCAGCACGCAAACCAGGAAGGTAATCGGAAAGCTTTCCGTTCCACTACCTGGCGGCATCGCGCTCTCCCCGACATCACAAACCCTTTACGTGACGAGCCAGACCAAGAACAACGTGTGGATATTCAACACCAGAACAAAGAAATTAATAGGGAAAGTTGCAGTGGGCAAGTCACCGCGTGGAGTCGTCGTGACCCCAAACGGGCAACGCGCATGGGTAGCGAACTCGGATGACAATACGGTTTCCGTCATCAATACGCACACGAGGAAGGTCATTCATACCTTGGTCTCCGGTCAAGGGCCATCCCAACTTGCAGTTTCACCAAGCGGCAGGTCTGTTTACGTCTCAAACAGCAACTCGAATACTGTCTCGGTCTATCGGACACTGACGAAACAGCGCGTCGCAACCATTCCAGTCGGTACCAACCCAGGGCACATTGCCTTTGCTCCGAACGGGTTGCGGGCATACGTGGTGAACACTGGCTCCAATAACGTCTCTGTAATTCGAACGTCGACCTTGACTGAAAGCTCGAAAATACCGGTCGGATCTCCAGGAAGTCATGACCCCTACGGTGTTGCTGTCACGGTAAGCGGTAAGCTGCTGCTCGTGTCCGAGTTTCTTGACAGTCTCTTGTCCATTTCCATTCCGTCGAATAAGTTGGTCAAGAAGCTGATTTTCTCGGATGAAACCACGGGGGCAAAAGCACCTCAGGGTATCGCCGTGTTTCGAAATCTATTGTATATGGTGGCCTCCGCAAACGACCAGGTGGAAGTCCGGGCTATCCCATCCTTGAAGGTGGTTGCGACCATCGACGTGCCTACCACACTGGAAAGCGAACAAGGGCTACAGGAAATCACTGTGGGCTAA